In a single window of the Streptomyces sp. HUAS ZL42 genome:
- a CDS encoding Tat pathway signal sequence domain protein, which translates to MSIAMNRRAFVNGAVAVAGAAAMSPLLSACGSGSSSSKGGTNSKSGLAGALPDYQASTSVKADIPSITGADGAFTSPGFLAYPAHPVTTVQGTPGKGGSYTAVTPIWGTMPAPNNSYYQAMSKALGIDLTMKPANGNDYATIVPTMTASKKLPDWVQLPAWWNATFNVSELVGTQLADLTPYLSGDKIKKYPNLAAIPTGAWQAAAWEDKIYGIPSFAGGMAVAGPVYFRADVLGAKGVTADQIKSADDLWNLGKEFTDAKRGVWAFDDVWTYLYQAWGLPYKFTVKKGKLVHKYDMPEFLEALNWHYRLAKAGYVHPDALAGDTNNGLSRFYAGKSLIEGGGTGAWNLADHQSGVAANKNYRRGAFDIISADGKSKPQTFLGPSTSIMSYLNAKLRGEQIEELLSVANYLAAPFGSAEYTQVVYGVEGVHYTMVNGIPSYTDEGKKTAQQQTFNFLASAPQVVSNPGANQVTKDYTAWSARTVKYVYKPVFWNMNITVPKRYATADTAQAVEDAIKDCYHGIKKVSDVQAAIASWKASGGDRLTEWYQTAVLEKSGSGQ; encoded by the coding sequence ATGAGCATCGCAATGAACCGCAGAGCCTTCGTGAACGGCGCCGTCGCCGTCGCCGGGGCCGCCGCCATGTCCCCCTTGCTGTCCGCGTGCGGAAGCGGCTCCTCCAGCTCCAAGGGGGGAACCAACTCCAAGTCGGGGCTCGCCGGCGCGCTTCCCGACTACCAGGCCAGCACCTCGGTGAAGGCGGACATTCCATCGATCACCGGAGCCGACGGAGCGTTCACCAGCCCGGGCTTCCTGGCCTACCCGGCCCACCCCGTGACAACGGTTCAGGGAACCCCCGGCAAGGGCGGCAGCTATACCGCGGTGACACCGATCTGGGGGACGATGCCTGCGCCGAACAACTCCTACTACCAGGCCATGAGCAAGGCCCTTGGCATCGACCTGACCATGAAGCCGGCCAACGGCAACGACTACGCGACCATCGTCCCGACGATGACCGCGTCCAAAAAGCTGCCGGACTGGGTCCAGCTGCCCGCCTGGTGGAACGCCACCTTCAATGTCAGTGAGCTGGTGGGTACTCAGCTGGCGGACCTCACCCCGTACCTGTCCGGCGACAAGATCAAGAAGTACCCGAACCTGGCCGCGATTCCCACCGGCGCCTGGCAGGCCGCCGCCTGGGAAGACAAGATCTACGGCATCCCCTCCTTCGCCGGCGGCATGGCCGTGGCCGGGCCCGTCTACTTCCGTGCGGACGTACTGGGGGCGAAGGGCGTCACCGCCGACCAGATCAAGTCCGCCGACGACCTGTGGAACCTGGGCAAGGAGTTCACCGACGCCAAGCGTGGCGTGTGGGCCTTCGACGACGTGTGGACCTACCTGTACCAAGCGTGGGGACTTCCCTACAAGTTCACCGTCAAGAAGGGCAAGCTCGTACACAAGTACGACATGCCCGAGTTCCTGGAGGCCCTGAACTGGCACTACCGGCTCGCCAAGGCCGGTTACGTGCACCCGGACGCGCTGGCGGGCGACACGAACAACGGACTCTCCCGGTTCTATGCCGGGAAGTCCTTGATCGAAGGCGGCGGCACCGGCGCGTGGAACCTGGCGGACCACCAGTCGGGCGTCGCCGCGAACAAGAACTACCGCCGTGGAGCTTTCGACATCATCTCCGCCGACGGCAAATCCAAGCCTCAGACCTTCCTCGGCCCCTCCACCAGCATCATGAGCTACCTCAACGCCAAGCTCAGGGGCGAACAGATCGAGGAGCTGCTGTCCGTCGCCAACTACCTTGCGGCGCCCTTCGGTTCAGCCGAGTACACGCAGGTCGTCTACGGCGTCGAGGGTGTCCACTACACCATGGTGAACGGCATCCCCTCCTACACCGACGAGGGCAAGAAGACCGCGCAGCAGCAGACGTTCAACTTCCTGGCCTCCGCGCCGCAGGTCGTCAGCAACCCGGGCGCCAACCAGGTGACGAAGGACTACACCGCCTGGTCGGCCCGGACCGTGAAGTACGTCTACAAACCGGTGTTCTGGAACATGAACATCACCGTTCCCAAGCGCTACGCCACCGCCGACACCGCGCAGGCCGTCGAGGACGCGATCAAGGACTGCTACCACGGCATCAAGAAGGTCTCGGACGTCCAGGCCGCCATCGCCTCCTGGAAGGCCAGCGGCGGCGACCGGCTGACCGAGTGGTACCAGACCGCCGTACTGGAGAAGAGCGGCAGCGGCCAGTAG
- a CDS encoding glycoside hydrolase family 43 protein, translated as MSDEYATARAANPVIPGFHPDPSVCRVGEDYYLACSSFEYFPGIPLFHSRDLVHWTQIGNALDRPSQLRLPRDTPSSGGLYAPTLRHHDGRFWLIVTNVAPGEGNLVVSATDPAGPWTDPVRLPGVPGIDPDLAWDEEGNCWCTISGVAQVRIDPSTGETFGEPQPVWSGTPGAAAPEAPHLYRIGDYWYLMIAEGGTERGHGVSIARGTSPNGPFEPCPSNPILTHRSTNRPIQNTGHADLVQATDGSWWMVLLGVRPQGGTPGWHILGRETFLAPVDWVDGWPVVGEVNPELPTMPWPLVPAVAPAERDDFDSNELQPSWISLLDRPAEHCTTKERSSRLTLRARGASLDEPDVIFLGRRQQHLTFQARTLADCSEGTGGLAVRLDDRHHYAIEATPEGTVRVIARIGSLRSVAAQLPLPAGPVVLTVRTEEAPEPHDSRTGPDCLVFGVETPDGTTTDVASLDGRYLSTEVAGGFTGRVVGLYATDGAVHFDWFDYTPGHR; from the coding sequence GTGTCCGACGAGTACGCGACGGCACGCGCCGCCAATCCGGTGATCCCGGGATTCCACCCGGACCCCAGCGTCTGCCGTGTCGGCGAGGACTACTACCTCGCCTGTTCAAGCTTCGAGTACTTCCCCGGCATCCCCCTCTTCCACAGTCGGGACCTGGTGCACTGGACGCAGATAGGCAATGCCCTGGACCGCCCCAGTCAGCTCCGCCTGCCCCGGGACACCCCCTCCTCCGGCGGTCTCTACGCGCCCACCCTGCGCCATCACGACGGGCGGTTCTGGCTGATCGTCACCAACGTCGCCCCCGGGGAGGGCAACCTGGTGGTCAGCGCGACCGACCCCGCCGGCCCCTGGACCGACCCGGTCCGTCTCCCCGGAGTCCCCGGGATCGACCCCGACCTGGCCTGGGACGAGGAAGGAAACTGCTGGTGCACCATCTCCGGGGTCGCCCAGGTGCGTATCGACCCGAGCACGGGCGAGACCTTCGGTGAGCCGCAGCCGGTGTGGTCCGGCACCCCGGGTGCCGCCGCCCCCGAGGCCCCGCACCTGTACCGGATCGGCGACTACTGGTACCTGATGATCGCCGAGGGCGGCACCGAGCGCGGCCACGGTGTCTCCATCGCTCGCGGCACCTCACCCAACGGCCCCTTCGAGCCCTGCCCGTCCAACCCGATCCTGACCCACCGCAGTACCAACCGCCCCATCCAGAACACCGGCCACGCCGATCTCGTCCAGGCGACGGACGGCTCCTGGTGGATGGTGCTGCTGGGCGTCCGCCCACAGGGCGGCACCCCCGGCTGGCACATCCTGGGCCGGGAGACCTTCCTGGCTCCCGTGGACTGGGTCGACGGCTGGCCCGTCGTCGGTGAGGTCAACCCCGAACTCCCCACGATGCCCTGGCCTTTGGTACCGGCTGTGGCGCCGGCCGAGCGCGACGACTTCGACTCGAACGAGCTGCAGCCGTCCTGGATCTCGCTCCTCGACCGTCCGGCCGAGCACTGCACCACCAAGGAGCGCTCCAGCCGGCTGACCCTGCGCGCCCGCGGGGCGTCCCTGGACGAACCCGACGTCATCTTCCTCGGGCGGCGCCAACAGCACCTCACCTTTCAGGCGCGGACCCTGGCGGACTGCTCCGAGGGCACCGGCGGCCTGGCCGTCCGCCTGGACGACCGGCACCACTACGCCATCGAGGCCACGCCCGAGGGCACAGTCCGGGTGATCGCCCGCATCGGGTCGCTGCGCTCCGTGGCGGCGCAACTTCCGCTGCCCGCAGGTCCCGTCGTGCTCACCGTGCGCACCGAAGAGGCCCCTGAGCCGCACGACTCGCGCACGGGCCCCGATTGCCTGGTCTTCGGCGTCGAGACACCCGACGGGACGACGACGGACGTGGCCTCGCTGGACGGCCGCTACCTGTCGACCGAGGTCGCCGGAGGGTTCACCGGCCGGGTCGTCGGCCTCTACGCCACCGACGGCGCCGTGCACTTCGACTGGTTCGACTACACCCCCGGTCACCGCTGA
- a CDS encoding glycoside hydrolase family 3 C-terminal domain-containing protein: MSTAVSATLPFRDPGRPLAERVEDLLSRLTPTERIAMLHQYSPAVPRLGVAEFRTGTETLHGVAWLGEATTFPQAVGLGATWDEDLVREVAEAISVEQRAFHHHRPPAVGTGSNSLQGWAPVVNLLRDPRWGRNEEGYSEDALVSARLGTAFCRGMSGDDPDHLRTAPVLKHFLAYNNEDDRCTTSSGLRPRVLHEYDLAAFRLAIATGAATGVMAAYNLVNGRPCHVSPLLEQQLRDWAKPTGHELFVVSDADAPSNLVDPEHYFDDHAESHAAALKAGIDSFTDHFEDSATTFGRISAALERGLLSMADVDRAVRRQLSIRFRLGEFDPARDPYAGIGWDVVNSPAHQTLALRAATESVVLLKNTGTLPLAMDRRVAVVGPLARTLFQDWYSGTHPYRVTVADGLGVEGVEGVDRIVLRTADGRTVTAVGPEGRLAMTDAQDTDPAAQWDLFDWDLDVLTLRSAATGRDASLRDDDQRVAADRDQPGEWEVHETFRLEPAEDGTELLFNICSSRYAQADPDTGVLTMTAETPEQAARFTRTVVRDGVAEAVAAARTAETVVVVAGNDPHINGKETTDRAGLRLPPQQDRLLREIAAVHDDTVLVVMSSYPYALDWADQHVPAVLWISHAGQETGRALARVLRGEADPAGRLPQTWYRGDDELPGRLDYDIIKAGWTYQYHRAAPLYAFGHGLSYTRFDYTQLALDQQGLGQDGEIRVRVSLRNAGPRAGTETVQLYARALDARYQAPRLKLVGFRKARLEAGQTAELEFRLPVAEALSHWDVTTGAFTVDPGRYELVLARSAAAPALTAELTVTGPAPQPRRAVEGPLRAVDFDDYENLALVDATREDGDAVAPSGKAAMLLFRQVDLSGAGNLAVEVSRTGEGAAAVLELRAGNHRLATVQVPATGDRYAWTTVTAPLAEQLEGVHDLRVVLTGEQRLRTLTFTP; encoded by the coding sequence GTGAGTACCGCCGTATCCGCCACGCTGCCCTTCCGCGACCCGGGGCGCCCGCTGGCCGAACGCGTCGAAGACCTGCTGTCCCGGCTCACGCCGACGGAACGCATCGCGATGCTGCACCAGTACTCGCCCGCGGTTCCCCGCCTCGGCGTCGCCGAGTTCCGCACCGGCACCGAAACCCTGCACGGCGTCGCCTGGCTCGGCGAGGCCACCACTTTCCCCCAGGCCGTCGGCCTGGGCGCGACCTGGGACGAGGACCTGGTCCGCGAGGTCGCCGAGGCGATCTCCGTCGAGCAGCGCGCCTTCCACCACCACCGCCCCCCGGCCGTCGGCACCGGCAGCAACAGCCTCCAGGGCTGGGCCCCCGTGGTGAACCTGCTGCGCGACCCGCGCTGGGGCCGCAACGAGGAGGGCTACTCCGAGGACGCCCTGGTCTCCGCCCGGCTCGGCACCGCCTTCTGCCGAGGCATGTCCGGCGACGACCCGGACCACCTGCGCACCGCGCCCGTCCTCAAGCACTTCCTCGCCTACAACAACGAGGACGACCGCTGCACCACCTCCTCCGGCCTGCGGCCGCGGGTCCTGCACGAGTACGACCTCGCCGCCTTCCGGCTCGCCATCGCCACCGGCGCGGCCACCGGCGTGATGGCGGCCTACAACCTGGTCAACGGCCGTCCCTGCCACGTCAGTCCGCTCCTGGAACAGCAGCTGCGGGACTGGGCGAAGCCCACCGGCCACGAACTCTTCGTGGTCAGCGACGCCGACGCCCCCTCGAACCTGGTGGACCCGGAGCACTACTTCGACGACCACGCCGAGTCGCACGCCGCCGCGCTGAAGGCCGGCATCGACAGCTTCACCGACCACTTCGAGGACAGCGCCACCACCTTCGGCCGGATCAGCGCCGCCCTGGAGCGCGGCCTGCTGTCGATGGCGGACGTGGACCGGGCCGTGCGCCGCCAGCTGTCGATACGCTTCCGGCTCGGCGAGTTCGATCCCGCGCGGGACCCGTATGCGGGCATCGGCTGGGATGTCGTCAACTCCCCGGCACACCAGACACTCGCGCTGCGCGCGGCCACCGAGTCGGTCGTGCTGCTCAAGAACACCGGCACACTGCCGCTCGCCATGGACCGCCGCGTGGCCGTGGTCGGGCCGCTCGCCCGCACCCTGTTCCAGGACTGGTACAGCGGCACTCACCCTTACCGGGTCACCGTCGCCGACGGCCTGGGCGTCGAGGGTGTCGAAGGCGTCGACCGGATCGTGCTCCGCACCGCCGACGGCCGCACCGTCACCGCCGTCGGGCCGGAGGGCCGGCTGGCCATGACGGACGCCCAGGACACCGACCCTGCCGCCCAGTGGGACCTCTTCGACTGGGACCTGGATGTGCTCACCCTGCGCTCCGCGGCCACCGGCCGTGACGCCTCGCTGCGCGACGACGACCAGCGGGTCGCCGCCGACCGGGACCAGCCCGGTGAGTGGGAGGTCCACGAAACTTTCCGCCTCGAACCCGCCGAGGACGGAACGGAGCTCCTCTTCAACATCTGCAGCAGCCGTTACGCGCAGGCCGATCCGGACACCGGCGTCCTCACCATGACCGCCGAAACCCCCGAGCAGGCCGCCCGGTTCACCCGGACCGTGGTGCGCGACGGCGTCGCCGAGGCCGTCGCGGCCGCGCGGACCGCCGAGACGGTCGTCGTGGTGGCCGGCAACGACCCGCACATCAACGGCAAGGAGACCACGGACCGGGCCGGCCTGCGACTGCCGCCCCAGCAGGACCGGCTCCTGCGCGAGATTGCCGCGGTCCACGACGACACCGTGCTGGTCGTCATGTCCAGTTACCCCTACGCGCTGGACTGGGCCGACCAGCACGTGCCCGCGGTGCTGTGGATCTCGCACGCCGGCCAGGAGACCGGCCGGGCCCTGGCCCGCGTACTGCGCGGCGAGGCCGACCCGGCAGGCCGCCTCCCGCAGACCTGGTACCGGGGCGACGACGAACTGCCGGGCCGCCTGGACTACGACATCATCAAGGCCGGCTGGACATACCAGTACCACCGCGCCGCCCCGCTCTACGCCTTCGGCCACGGCCTCTCCTACACCCGCTTCGACTACACCCAACTCGCCCTGGACCAGCAAGGGTTGGGTCAGGACGGCGAGATCCGCGTCCGGGTCTCGCTGCGCAACGCCGGGCCGCGCGCGGGCACGGAGACCGTGCAGCTCTACGCCCGCGCCCTGGACGCCCGCTATCAGGCTCCGCGGCTGAAACTCGTCGGTTTCCGCAAGGCACGCCTGGAGGCGGGCCAGACGGCGGAGCTGGAATTCCGGCTGCCGGTCGCCGAGGCGCTGTCCCACTGGGACGTGACCACCGGCGCCTTCACCGTGGACCCCGGCCGTTACGAACTGGTGCTCGCCCGCTCGGCGGCGGCTCCGGCACTGACCGCGGAGCTGACCGTCACCGGCCCCGCCCCGCAGCCGCGCCGCGCGGTCGAAGGCCCGCTGCGCGCGGTCGACTTCGACGACTACGAGAACCTCGCCCTCGTCGACGCCACCCGTGAGGACGGCGACGCGGTGGCCCCGTCCGGCAAGGCCGCGATGCTGCTCTTCCGGCAGGTGGACCTGAGCGGCGCAGGCAATCTCGCGGTCGAGGTGTCCCGGACCGGGGAGGGGGCCGCCGCCGTGCTCGAACTCCGCGCGGGAAATCACAGGTTGGCGACCGTGCAGGTGCCCGCCACCGGTGACCGCTATGCCTGGACCACCGTCACCGCCCCGCTGGCCGAGCAGCTGGAGGGCGTACACGACCTGCGGGTCGTCCTCACCGGCGAACAGCGGCTGCGCACGCTGACCTTCACCCCCTGA